Proteins encoded within one genomic window of Manis pentadactyla isolate mManPen7 chromosome 4, mManPen7.hap1, whole genome shotgun sequence:
- the TSPOAP1 gene encoding peripheral-type benzodiazepine receptor-associated protein 1 isoform X8 → MREVAQRRQQLEVEHEQARLSLQEKQEEVQRLQQAQAEARREHEGAVQLLESTLDSMQARVRELEEQCRSQTERFSLLAQELQAFRLHPGPLDLLTSALGCSTLGDHPPLPCCCSAPQPCRGPSPKDLDLLPSSPGRCTPKSSEPTPPTLAGVPRRTAKKAESLSNSSRSESIHNSPKSCPTPEPCRGLALSVSPQVDTASEVEELEADSVSLLPAVQEGSQGEARIQVFLARYSYNPFEGPNENPEAELPLTAGEYIYIYGNMDEDGFFEGELMDGRRGLVPSNFVERVSDDDLLTSLPSELADLSRSSGPELSFLSGGGIDSSSGGQSSGGRSQPRSEDEAAGDELSLSPPPEGLGGPPAVPYPRCLVLLKQLAHSVVLSWEPPPEQVELRGYQVCVNGELRQTLGPGAPPKTVLENLDLRVGPLHVSVQALTSQGSSDPLRCCLVVGTRVEVAPSQLRVHRLTATSAEVTWVPCNSNLAHAIYLNGEECPPARPSTYWATFCHLRPGTLYQARVEAQLPSRGSWEPGWERPDQRAATLQFTTLPAGPPDAPLDVQVEPGPSPGILIISWLPVTIDAAGTSNGVRVTGYAVYADGQKIMEVASPTAGSVLVELSQLQLLQVCSEVAVRTMSPHGESADSLPAPVAPALAVACLPAKVSCPSPRPGLEARPPLAPASPGPGDPSSPLQCPDPHRTQEPPGGLPVSPPRETPKGPQVEPPAPCSQEEAGGPVPGASEDRASEPAVGERAGPAPTPLAKQEARGAPGALAQRVPCAEACHRGDPGTGLRPRAEREDAAELGVRLVNSLVDHGRNSDLSDIQEEEEEEEEEELLASRTCSFQKQVVGNSIRENGAKPQPDPFCETDSDEEALEQILELPLQQFCSKKLFSIPEEEEEEDEEEEGEEQPGAGCPSRDPGPPEPALLGPGCNSRWPRGPGPRPLSPEPCGAGDRLEDTPGLVGGSSRRRGSVSPEKPPNRRRSPDPREHCSRLLSNGPQASGRPGPARERGGPSVGEETRGGPEAGGRGRPAPSWRCPRGRVPESGLASCLSPKCLEISIEYDSEDELEAGGGGISISGSSYSGDGEAWGTAPVGRPRGPLKASSGSTPHSHLLAWEKGEPEWRGRSATGRTKEPASRATETGEPRGSDSSGRRGPLRRGGQAPRLGASELDLSTAPPGSPPEAALVYQDLPVRIFVALFDYDPVSMSPNPDAGEEELPFREGQILKVFGDKDADGFYRGEGGGRTGYIPCNMVAEVAVDRPAGRQQLLQRSYLSSHVLVEGSGNVPSLYSTAHTPGPPPKPRRSKKAESEGAAPPCAGSPQPVSSASLQAPHSLVAAFDYNPRESSPNMDVEAELPFRAGDVITVFGGMDDDGFYYGELNGQRGLVPSNFLEGPGPAAGGSDKEPGASQAGSQDWASSTQGPPVPQGWPCIPGPGSFPRMELGGPQGTGKKVWGFLSKGKQLLRKLGSGKKE, encoded by the exons ATGCGGGAGGTGGCCCAGCGGCGGCAGCAGCTGGAGGTGGAGCATGAGCAGGCTCGGCTGAGCCTGCAGGAGAAGCAGGAGGAAGTCCAGAGGCTGCAGCAG GCCCAGGCGGAAGCCAGGAGGGAGCATGAAGGGGCCGTGCAGCTGCTGGAG TCTACCCTGGATTCCATGCAG GCCCGCGTTCGAGAGCTCGAGGAGCAGTGCCGCAGCCAAACAGAGCGCTTCAGCCTCCTGGCACAGGAGCTCCAGGCCTTCCGCCTGCACCCTGGCCCCTTGGATCTGCTCACCTCTGCCCTGGGCTGCAGTACCCTTGGGGACCATCCACCACTCCCCTGCTGCTGCTCTGCCCCCCAGCCTTGCAGGGGGCCCAGCCCCAAAG ACCTTGACCTCCTGCCCAGCTCCCCAGGGCGCTGCACCCCAAAGTCTTCTGAGCCTACACCTCCCACCCTTGCTGGGGTCCCCCGAAGGACCGCCAAGAAGGCAGAGTCTCTCTCTAACTCCTCTCGCTCTGAGTCCATCCACAACAGCCCCAAGTCATGTCCTACACCTGAG CCTTGCCGTGGGCTGGCCCTTTCTGTTTCCCCCCAGGTGGACACAGCCAGTGAGGTGGAGGAGCTGGAGGCAGACAGTGTCTCCCTGctcccagcagtgcaggagggcagCCAGGGAGAGGCCAGGATCCAGGTCTTCCTAGCACGCTACAG CTACAACCCCTTTGAGGGCCCCAATGAAAACCCGGAGGCAGAGCTTCCACTTACTGCTGGCGAGTACATCTACATTTATGGCAACATGGACGAGGACGGCTTTTTTGAAG GGGAGCTCATGGATGGCCGGAGGGGCCTGGTCCCTTCCAACTTTGTAGAGCGTGTGTCCGACGACGACCTCCTCACCTCCCTCCCTTCGGAGCTGGCCGATCTGTCCCGTAGCTCAGGGCCTGAACTCAGTTTCCTGAGTGGAGGGGGGATTGACAGCAGTAGTGGGGGCCAGAGCAGCGGGGGACGCAGCCAGCCCAGATCGGAGGACGAGGCTGCAGGGGACGAGCTCAGTCTGAGCCCCCCACCCGAGGGCCTGGGCGGGCCCCCTGCTGTGCCTTACCCTCGCTGTCTGGTGCTCCTCAAGCAGCTGGCCCACAGTGTGGTGCTGTCTTGGGAGCCGCCTCCTGAGCAAGTGGAGCTCCGTGGCTACCAGGTCTGTGTGAATGGGGAGCTGCGTCAgaccctggggcctggggcccctCCCAAGACTGTGCTTGAAAACCTGGACTTGCGGGTCGGACCCCTCCATGTATCTGTGCAGGCCCTGACCAGCCAGGGCAGCTCTGACCCTCTGCGCTGTTGTTTGGTGGTGGGTACCCGGGTCGAGGTAGCACCTAGCCAGCTGCGGGTCCATCGACTGACGGCCACATCTGCAGAGGTCACTTGGGTGCCTTGCAATAGCAACTTGGCCCATGCCATCTACCTCAATGGGGAGGAGTGCCCCCCTGCCCGCCCCAGCACCTACTGGGCCACCTTCTGCCACTTGCGGCCTGGTACACTCTATCAGGCTCGAGTGGAGGCTCAACTCCCATCTCGAGGGTCCTGGGAACCAGGCTGGGAGAGGCCGGACCAGCGGGCTGCCACCTTGCAGTTCACCACACTCCCAGCAG GCCCGCCTGATGCCCCCCTGGATGTACAGGTTGAGCCGGGGCCCTCCCCTGGAATCTTGATCATCAGCTGGCTCCCAGTAACGATTGATGCTGCTGGTACATCCAATGGTGTCCGGGTCACAGGCTATGCCgtctatgctgatgggcagaag ATCATGGAGGTGGCCTCGCCCACAGCGGGCAGTGTGCTTGTGGAGTTGTCCCAGCTGCAGCTgctacaggtgtgcagtgaggtgGCTGTGCGCACCATGTCGCCCCACGGCGAGTCTGCTGACTCCCTTCCGGCTCCTGTTGCCCCAGCCCTGGCTGTGGCCTGCCTGCCAGCCAAAGTCTCCTGCCCCTCACCACGACCAGGCTTGGAGGCCAGACCACCCCTTGCTCCAGCCTCCCCAGGACCTGGAGACCCCAGCTCTCCCCTCCAGTGCCCTGACCCCCACAGAACTCAGGAGCCCCCTGGGGGCCTCCCAGTAAGCCCTCCCAGAGAGACACCAAAAGGACCCCAAGTGGAGCCCCCAGCACCTTGCTCCCAG GAGGAGGCTGGGGGACCTGTGCCAGGTGCCTCAGAGGACAGAGCCAGTGAGCCAGCTGTGGGTGAGAGAGCTGGCCCTGCACCTACCCCCCTGGCCAAGCAAGAGGCCAGGGGGGCCCCGGGAGCACTGGCCCAGAGGGTGCCCTGTGCTGAGGCCTGCCACAGAGGTGACCCGGGAACTGGGCTGAGGCCCAGGGCTGAG AGGGAGGACGCAGCAGAGCTTGGGGTCCGTCTGGTGAACTCCCTTGTGGACCACGGCCGCAACTCAGATCTGTCAGAcatccaggaggaggaggaggaggaggaggaggaggagctgctgGCTTCCAGGACTTGCTCTTTCCAGAAGCAGGTTGTTGGCAACAGCATCAGGGAGAATGGGGCCAAG ccccagcccgacCCCTTCTGTGAGACTGACAGCGACGAGGAGGCCTTGGAGCAGATTCTGGAGCTGCCCCTCCAGCAGTTCTGCAGCAAGAAGCTCTTTAGCATtcctgaggaggaggaagaggaggacgaggaggaggagggcgaGGAGCAGCCAGGAGCAGGCTGTCCTTCCCGAGACCCCGGCCCGCCTGAGCCTGCATTGCTAGGGCCAGGCTGCAACAGCAGGTGGCCTCGAGGACCCGGCCCACGTCCCTTGTCTCCCGAGCCCTGCGGGGCCGGGGACCGACTGGAAGACACGCCTGGACTAGTTGGTGGCAGCAGCCGGAGGAGAGGAAGTGTGTCCCCTGAGAAGCCTCCAAACCGCAGGCGGTCCCCAGATCCCCGGGAACACTGCAGCCGGCTTCTCAGCAATGGGCCCCAGGCCTCTGGACGACCAGGCCCTGCACGGGAGAGGGGCGGGCCCTCTGTGGGCGAGGAGACCAGGGGTGGGccagaggctggagggagaggACGGCCGGCCCCTTCCTGGAGGTGCCCCCGTGGCCGTGTCCCGGAGTCTGGCCTGGCCAGCTGCCTCTCCCCCAAGTGCTTGGAAATCAGCATCGAATATGATTCTGAGGATGAGCTGGAGGCGGGCGGCGGGGGCATCAGCATCAGTGGCTCCAGTTACTCCGGAGACGGGGAGGCCTGGGGCACAGCACCCGTAGGAAGGCCCCGGGGACCTCTGAAGGCCAGTTCAGGCTCCACTCCCCACTCACACCTCCTGGcctgggagaaaggggagccggAGTGGAGAGGCCGCAGTGCGACTGGCAGAACCAAGGAGCCAGCCTCCCGG GCAACAGAGACTGGGGAGCCCAGAGGGTCAGACAGCTCTGGGCGGAGGGGCCCCCTGAGGAGAGGGGGCCAGGCCCCCAGGCTAGGTGCCTCTGAGCTGG ACCTCTCCACAGCTCCTCCCGGGAGTCCCCCAGAAGCAGCTCTGGTTTACCAGGACCTACCTGTCAGGATCTTTGTGGCTCTGTTTGACTATGATCCTGTGTCAATGTCACCCAACCCTGATGCTGGGGAAGAGGAGCTCCCCTTCCGGGAAGGCCAGATTCTCAAG GTGTTTGGAGACAAGGATGCTGATGGATTCTACCGGGGTGAAGGTGGGGGCCGGACAGGCTACATCCCCTGCAACATGGTGGCTGAGGTGGCTGTGGACAGGCCAGCGGGTAGACAGCAGCTGCTCCAGAGGAGTTATTTGTCCTCACATGTTCTTGTTGAGGGCTCAG GGAATGTTCCTTCTCTGTACTCCACAGCCCACACACCTGGGCCTCCCCCTAAGCCCCGCCGCTCCAAGAAAG CTGAGTCAGAAGGTGCTGCCCCGCCCTGTGCAG GCAGCCCCCAGCCAGTCTCCTCTGCCAGCCTGCAAGCTCCCCACTCCTTGGTGGCTGCATTTGACTACAATCCCCGGGAGAGCTCCCCCAACATGGACGTGGAG GCAGAGCTGCCCTTCCGAGCAGGGGATGTCATCACGGTGTTTGGGGGCATGGACGACGATGGTTTCTACTAC GGCGAGCTGAATGGGCAGAGGGGCCTGGTTCCATCCAACTTCCTGGAGGGCCCTGGGCCTGCGGCAGGAGGCTCGGACAAGGAGCCCGGAGCATCCCAGGCTGGGAGTCAG GACTGGGCCAGCTCAACACAAGGGCCCCCAGTGCCCCAAGGCTGGCCCTGCATCCCTGGCCCTGGCAGCTTCCCCAGGATGGAACTGGGAGGGCCCCAGGGCACAGGCAAGAAGGTGTGGGGTTTCCTTTCCAAGGGGaagcagctcctcaggaaactggGCTCTGGAAAGAAGGAATGA